From the genome of Nicotiana sylvestris chromosome 2, ASM39365v2, whole genome shotgun sequence, one region includes:
- the LOC104224384 gene encoding ultraviolet-B receptor UVR8: protein MDIHEIFGESRRPVSLPNKSAIYVWGYNHSGQTGRRDKERSLRIPKQLPPELFGCPAGGNSRWLDIACGREHTAAVASDGSLFTWGANEFGQLGDGTENARKHPKKVKQLQSEFVISISCGAHCTAAIAEPRENDGTMSTRRLWVWGQNQGSNYPRLFWGAFAPSTVIRQVSCGAAHVVALSEEGLLQAWGYNEYGQLGRGVTSEGLQGPQVINGYAKFLDEAPELVKITQVSCGEYHTAAISEKGDVYTWGWGSVGQLGHCSLQSGDKELLPRRVVALDGIVIKEVSCGGVHSCAVTAKGALYAWGGGQAGQLGVGPLNGFFSCKLNESEMMLRNIPVLVVPDGVQLVACGHSHTLISAKDGRIHGWGYNCYGQAANEKSTYAWYPSPVDWCVGEVRKLAAGGGHSAVLTDACSLKELCEFQLAETVNLSNALEVEDIASRTGADALARLCERLREHYYYDDEYGA, encoded by the exons ATGGATATTCATGAAATATTTGGGGAGTCCCGGCGGCCCGTGAGTCTACCAAACAAGAGTGCAATTTACGTTTGGGGTTACAACCATTCTGGGCAAACGGGTCGGAGGGACAAAGAGAGGAGCTTGAGGATACCAAAGCAGCTTCCTCCGGAGCTATTTGGATGCCCAGCTGGTGGGAATTCTCGTTGGTTGGATATTGCTTGTGGTCGTGAACACACTGCTGCTGTCGCCTCTGATGGCTCCCTTTTTACCTGGG GGGCTAATGAATTTGGTCAGCTGGGTGATGGAACTGAAAATGCTAGGAAGCACCCCAAGAAAGTGAAGCAATTACAATCTGAATTTGTTATTAGCATTTCATGTGGAGCACATTGCACTGCTGCTATTGCAGAACCACGTGAAAATGATGGTACCATGTCAACTCGGAGACTTTGGGTCTGGGGGCAGAACCAG GGATCCAACTATCCACGACTCTTTTGGGGTGCCTTCGCTCCTTCTACG GTTATCCGCCAAGTTTCTTGTGGTGCTGCTCATGTTGTGGCTTTATCAGAAGAAGGCTTGCTGCAAGCTTGGG GCTATAATGAATATGGTCAGCTTGGGAGAGGTGTTACATCTGAAGGCCTTCAAGGCCCTCAGGTAATTAATGGATATGCTAAATTTCTCGATGAAGCCCCTGAACTTGTGAAGATTACCCAAGTGTCATGCGGGGAGTACCATACTGCAGCTATTTCAGAGAAAGGCGATGT CTATACGTGGGGATGGGGAAGCGTGGGACAACTTGGGCATTGTTCCCTTCAGTCAGGTGACAAGGAACTTTTACCTAGGCGTGTAGTTGCCCTTGATGGCATAGTTATAAAAGAAGTTTCCTGTGGTGGTGTTCACAGCTGTGCTGTGACTGCAAAAGGGGCTCTTTATGCttggggtggaggtcaggctggGCAATTGGGAGTTGGGCCCCTAAATGGATTCTTTTCATGCAAACTCAATGAATCTGAGATGATGCTCCGGAATATACCAGTTTTGGTCGTTCCAGATGGTGTGCAACTTGTTGCTTGTGGGCATTCACACACGCTTATCTCTGCTAAAGATGGACGAATACATGGATGGGGTTACAATTGCTACGGTCAAGCGGCTAATGAGAAGTCAACATATGCCTGGTATCCGTCACCAGTTGATTG GTGTGTTGGGGAAGTCCGGAAATTGGCTGCTGGTGGTGGACATTCAGCAGTGCTGACAGATGCATGTTCGCTGAAGGAATTGTGTGAGTTTCAGCTTGCAGAAACTGTGAATCTGTCCAATGCTTTAGAGGTTGAGGATATTGCCTCGAGAACAGGAGCTGATGCTTTAGCACGGCTTTGTGAAAGATTGAG GGAGCATTACTACTATGATGACGAGTATGGTGCGTGA